In Dyadobacter subterraneus, a single genomic region encodes these proteins:
- the mgrA gene encoding L-glyceraldehyde 3-phosphate reductase — MTYLANPGRYDQMTYRRCGKSGLKLPAISLGLWHNFGGVNIYENYRAIITTAFDHGITHFDLANNYGPPPGSAEENFGLLMKKDFAPYRDELIISSKAGYLMWPGPYGEWGSKKYLVASLDQSLKRMGLDYVDIFYHHRPDPDTPLEETMGALDLIVRQGKALYVGLSNYKAEEADRAIKILNDLGTPCLIHQPKYSMFERWVEGGLLNVLEREGVGCIPFSPLAQGLLTNKYLHGIPTDSRAAKPEGFLQENQVTPEVIEKIRQLNEIALERGQTLAQMALAWLLKDDRITSVLIGASKVSQLLDSLACLDNLSFSDDELKRIVTIL, encoded by the coding sequence ATGACTTATCTCGCAAATCCTGGCCGTTATGACCAAATGACTTATCGCCGCTGTGGTAAAAGCGGCCTTAAATTACCTGCCATTTCTCTTGGATTATGGCATAATTTCGGCGGTGTTAATATTTATGAAAACTACCGCGCCATTATCACTACCGCTTTCGATCACGGAATTACACATTTTGACCTTGCCAATAATTACGGTCCGCCTCCTGGTTCGGCGGAAGAAAATTTTGGTTTGTTGATGAAAAAAGATTTCGCACCGTATCGGGACGAGCTGATCATTTCGTCCAAAGCGGGATATTTAATGTGGCCGGGACCTTATGGAGAATGGGGTTCGAAAAAATATCTGGTTGCAAGTCTCGACCAAAGTCTTAAAAGAATGGGACTGGATTATGTTGATATATTCTACCACCACCGACCGGATCCTGATACGCCGCTTGAAGAAACAATGGGCGCTTTGGATTTAATAGTCCGTCAGGGAAAAGCACTTTATGTAGGTTTGTCCAACTACAAAGCCGAAGAGGCAGACAGGGCAATAAAAATTCTGAATGATCTCGGCACTCCGTGTCTGATCCATCAGCCTAAATATTCCATGTTTGAACGCTGGGTTGAAGGCGGACTTCTGAATGTTCTGGAGCGTGAAGGTGTTGGCTGTATTCCTTTTTCTCCGCTTGCCCAGGGCTTGCTGACCAACAAATATCTGCACGGAATTCCCACTGATTCACGGGCTGCAAAACCCGAAGGGTTTTTACAGGAAAACCAGGTAACACCGGAAGTGATTGAAAAAATCAGACAACTAAACGAAATTGCACTGGAACGCGGACAAACACTTGCCCAAATGGCACTGGCCTGGCTGTTGAAAGATGACCGAATAACTTCCGTTTTGATCGGCGCAAGCAA